A segment of the Candidatus Schekmanbacteria bacterium genome:
TCAGGCATAAATATTTTGACTGAAATTTCCTCTATCTTTTCGTGTTCTTCAGAAAATTTCCAATCTACATCAAACATCAAGCCCTCTGTCTTAATCCCTTTTGTGTTGCAGTAGGATGCAACATATACACCAATACAGGTGCCTAAGGATGCGGCAAATATCTCCGGCGGCGTTGGACCTTTGTTTTCTCCGCCATTGTCTACCGGTTGGTCTACAGTGAAACTATGATTTCGGACATTTACTGTAAACTCTTTTTTCCCGTTATATATTATTTTCATTGCCAACCTTCTCTTAACCTCCAAATTAACTCATCTCTTCATATTTCTTTTTAAATTGGTCGTAATGTCCCTGTTCAAAGGTAATAAAATCTGAATAAAACTTTTTATCCTCTTCATCAAC
Coding sequences within it:
- a CDS encoding OsmC family peroxiredoxin, with protein sequence MEVKRRLAMKIIYNGKKEFTVNVRNHSFTVDQPVDNGGENKGPTPPEIFAASLGTCIGVYVASYCNTKGIKTEGLMFDVDWKFSEEHEKIEEISVKIFMPDESYKAREKAILRVAEHCLIHNTITGNPKIDLSINKKQEA